One Glycine max cultivar Williams 82 chromosome 6, Glycine_max_v4.0, whole genome shotgun sequence DNA segment encodes these proteins:
- the LOC100782835 gene encoding WAT1-related protein At4g08290: MSAEKKKLIGRLRLFFTNAKPYLLMIGLQFGMAGNYIFGKDVLNHGMSRFVFIVYRNAMATIALAPFAFFIERKSRPKMTLSVFLQIIVLGFLEPVFNQSFNYLGMKYTSASFTSTIVNAVPSITFVLAVFVRLERLRLAEIRSQAKVIGTIVTFGGALLMAIYKGPAFDLFHSESTTHRESGSTSPHNSHQTAGAIYILMGCVALSSFYILQSMTVKRYPAELSLATLICLAGTVEASAVAFVAERHSRAWAVGWDYRLYAPFYTGVVSSGIAYYVQGLVMKLRGPVFATAFNPLCMIIVAALGSLILGELLHLGSLIGGIVIAVGLYSVVWGKAKDYSEPKLPSANAEDTKSLPITATDDSKIDIIYGNLEKQPSTNQKLEETNKVGDEN, from the exons ATGAGTGCCGAGAAGAAGAAACTGATTGGCAGATTACGCCTATTTTTCACTAATGCAAAACCATACCTCTTAATGATTGGCTTGCAATTTGGCATGGCTGGAAATTACATCTTCGGCAAGGATGTTCTTAACCATGGCATGAGTCGTTTTGTGTTCATTGTTTACCGAAATGCTATGGCCACCATTGCTCTTGCCCCTTTTGCATTCTTTATTGAAAG gaAAAGTAGGCCTAAGATGACACTTTCAGTCTTTCTACAGATAATAGTCCTTGGATTCCTGGA GCCAGTTTTTAATCAAAGCTTCAATTACTTGGGGATGAAGTATACTTCGGCTTCATTCACATCTACTATTGTGAACGCTGTGCCCTCTATCACCTTTGTGCTTGCAGTCTTCGTCCG GTTGGAGCGTCTAAGACTTGCGGAGATTCGGAGTCAAGCCAAAGTGATTGGAACCATAGTAACCTTTGGAGGTGCTTTGCTAATGGCAATTTACAAAGGTCCTGCATTCGACCTTTTTCATTCTGAAAGCACAACCCATCGTGAAAGTGGAAGCACCTCCCCTCACAACAGCCACCAAACTGCTGGTGCTATTTATATACTAATGGGTTGTGTGGCTTTGTCGTCTTTCTACATTTTGCAG TCTATGACGGTAAAGAGATACCCAGCGGAGCTATCATTGGCAACGTTGATATGCCTGGCGGGAACCGTGGAAGCGTCTGCAGTGGCATTTGTGGCTGAACGTCACTCCCGAGCTTGGGCTGTTGGTTGGGATTATAGGCTCTATGCTCCTTTTTACACG GGAGTAGTTAGTTCAGGAATTGCATACTATGTTCAAGGGCTGGTGATGAAACTAAGAGGCCCCGTATTTGCAACAGCCTTCAATCCTCTTTGCATGATCATTGTTGCTGCTTTGGGCTCCCTTATATTAGGAGAACTGCTTCATCTCGGaag TCTTATTGGAGGCATTGTAATCGCAGTGGGGCTTTACTCGGTTGTGTGGGGCAAAGCCAAGGATTATTCAGAACCCAAATTACCATCAGCAAATGCAGAAGACACAAAATCACTGCCAATTACTGCAACTGATGATTCcaaaattgatattatttatGGGAATTTAGAAAAACAACCATCAACCAATCAGAAATTAGAGGAGACCAACAAAGTGGGGGacgaaaattaa